The Zalophus californianus isolate mZalCal1 chromosome 8, mZalCal1.pri.v2, whole genome shotgun sequence genome has a segment encoding these proteins:
- the TIA1 gene encoding nucleolysin TIA-1 isoform X2, which produces MSNNEDNLSFLRPVYKSRYVGNLSRDVTEALILQLFSQIGPCKNCKMIMDTAGNDPYCFVEFYEHRHAAAALAAMNGRKIMGKEVKVNWATTPSSQKKDTSSSTVVSTQRSQDHFHVFVGDLSPEITTEDIKAAFAPFGRISDARVVKDMATGKSKGYGFVSFFNKWDAENAIQQMGGQWLGGRQIRTNWATRKPPAPKSTYESNTKQLSYDEVVNQSSPSNCTVYCGGVTSGLTEQLMRQTFSPFGQIMEIRVFPDKGYSFVRFNSHESAAHAIVSVNGTTIEGHVVKCYWGKETLDMINPVQQNQIGYPQAYGQWGQWYGNAQQIGQYMPNGWQVPAYGMYGQAWNQQGFKHSLLHRGWDQITECSHLQDRMAACCLISLQGIEWQGMKPSEKGLHNLKPVA; this is translated from the exons aTATGTCGGCAACCTTTCCAGAGATGTGACAGAAGCTCTAATTCTCCAGCTCTTTAGCCAGATTGGACCTTGTAAAAACTGCAAAATGATTATGGAT ACAGCTGGAAATGATCCATATTGTTTTGTGGAGTTTTATGAGCATCGTCATGCAGCTGCAGCACTAGCTGCTATGAATGGGCGGAAGATAATGGGTAAG gaAGTCAAAGTGAATTGGGCAACAACCCCCAGCAGTCAAAAGAAAGATACAAGCA GTAGTACCGTTGTCAGCACACAGCGTTCACAAG ATCATTTCCATGTCTTTGTTGGTGATCTCAGTCCAGAAATTACAACTGAAGATATAAAAGCTGCTTTTGCACCATTTGGAAGAATATC AGATGCCAGAGTGGTAAAAGACATGGCAACAGGAAAGTCTAAAGGATATGGCTTTGTCtcctttttcaacaaatgg GATGCTGAAAACGCCATTCAACAGATGGGTGGCCAGTGGCTTGGTGGAAGACAAATCAGAACTAACTGGGCAACCCGAAAGCCTCCAGCTCCAAAGAGTACATATGAGT CAAACACCAAACAGCTATCATATGATGAGGTTGTAAATCAGTCTAGTCCAAGCAACTGTACTGTATACTGTGGAGGTGTCACTTCTGGGCTGACAG AACAACTAATGCGTCAGACTTTTTCACCATTTGGGCAAATAATGGAAATTCGAGTCTTTCCAGATAAAGGATATTCATTTGTTCG GTTCAATTCCCATGAAAGTGCAGCACATGCAATCGTTTCTGTTAATGGAACTACCATTGAAGGTCATGTTGTGAAATGCTATTGGGGCAAAGAAACTCTTGATATGATAAATCCTGTGCAACAG AATCAAATTGGATATCCACAAGCTTATGGCCAGTGGGGCCAGTGGTATGGAAATGCACAACAAATTGGGCAGTATATGCCTAATGGTTGGCAGGTACCTGCATATGGAATGTATGGCCAGGCGTGGAATCAGCAGGGATTTAA ACACAGTCTTCTGCACCGTGGATGGGACCAAATTACGGAGTGCAGCCACCTCCAGGACAGAATGGCAGCATGTTGCCTAATCAGCCTGCAGGGTATCGAGTGGCAGGGTATGAAACCCAGTGAAAAAGGACTCCATAATCTAAAGCCAGTGGCTTGA
- the TIA1 gene encoding nucleolysin TIA-1 isoform X4: MSNNEDNLSFLRPVYKSRYVGNLSRDVTEALILQLFSQIGPCKNCKMIMDTAGNDPYCFVEFYEHRHAAAALAAMNGRKIMGKEVKVNWATTPSSQKKDTSSSTVVSTQRSQDHFHVFVGDLSPEITTEDIKAAFAPFGRISDARVVKDMATGKSKGYGFVSFFNKWDAENAIQQMGGQWLGGRQIRTNWATRKPPAPKSTYESNTKQLSYDEVVNQSSPSNCTVYCGGVTSGLTEQLMRQTFSPFGQIMEIRVFPDKGYSFVRFNSHESAAHAIVSVNGTTIEGHVVKCYWGKETLDMINPVQQQNQIGYPQAYGQWGQWYGNAQQIGQYMPNGWQVPAYGMYGQAWNQQGFNQTQSSAPWMGPNYGVQPPPGQNGSMLPNQPAGYRVAGYETQ, translated from the exons aTATGTCGGCAACCTTTCCAGAGATGTGACAGAAGCTCTAATTCTCCAGCTCTTTAGCCAGATTGGACCTTGTAAAAACTGCAAAATGATTATGGAT ACAGCTGGAAATGATCCATATTGTTTTGTGGAGTTTTATGAGCATCGTCATGCAGCTGCAGCACTAGCTGCTATGAATGGGCGGAAGATAATGGGTAAG gaAGTCAAAGTGAATTGGGCAACAACCCCCAGCAGTCAAAAGAAAGATACAAGCA GTAGTACCGTTGTCAGCACACAGCGTTCACAAG ATCATTTCCATGTCTTTGTTGGTGATCTCAGTCCAGAAATTACAACTGAAGATATAAAAGCTGCTTTTGCACCATTTGGAAGAATATC AGATGCCAGAGTGGTAAAAGACATGGCAACAGGAAAGTCTAAAGGATATGGCTTTGTCtcctttttcaacaaatgg GATGCTGAAAACGCCATTCAACAGATGGGTGGCCAGTGGCTTGGTGGAAGACAAATCAGAACTAACTGGGCAACCCGAAAGCCTCCAGCTCCAAAGAGTACATATGAGT CAAACACCAAACAGCTATCATATGATGAGGTTGTAAATCAGTCTAGTCCAAGCAACTGTACTGTATACTGTGGAGGTGTCACTTCTGGGCTGACAG AACAACTAATGCGTCAGACTTTTTCACCATTTGGGCAAATAATGGAAATTCGAGTCTTTCCAGATAAAGGATATTCATTTGTTCG GTTCAATTCCCATGAAAGTGCAGCACATGCAATCGTTTCTGTTAATGGAACTACCATTGAAGGTCATGTTGTGAAATGCTATTGGGGCAAAGAAACTCTTGATATGATAAATCCTGTGCAACAG CAGAATCAAATTGGATATCCACAAGCTTATGGCCAGTGGGGCCAGTGGTATGGAAATGCACAACAAATTGGGCAGTATATGCCTAATGGTTGGCAGGTACCTGCATATGGAATGTATGGCCAGGCGTGGAATCAGCAGGGATTTAA TCAGACACAGTCTTCTGCACCGTGGATGGGACCAAATTACGGAGTGCAGCCACCTCCAGGACAGAATGGCAGCATGTTGCCTAATCAGCCTGCAGGGTATCGAGTGGCAGGGTATGAAACCCAGTGA
- the TIA1 gene encoding nucleolysin TIA-1 isoform X7, with translation MEDEMPKTLYVGNLSRDVTEALILQLFSQIGPCKNCKMIMDTAGNDPYCFVEFYEHRHAAAALAAMNGRKIMGKEVKVNWATTPSSQKKDTSSSTVVSTQRSQDHFHVFVGDLSPEITTEDIKAAFAPFGRISDARVVKDMATGKSKGYGFVSFFNKWDAENAIQQMGGQWLGGRQIRTNWATRKPPAPKSTYESNTKQLSYDEVVNQSSPSNCTVYCGGVTSGLTEQLMRQTFSPFGQIMEIRVFPDKGYSFVRFNSHESAAHAIVSVNGTTIEGHVVKCYWGKETLDMINPVQQQNQIGYPQAYGQWGQWYGNAQQIGQYMPNGWQVPAYGMYGQAWNQQGFNQTQSSAPWMGPNYGVQPPPGQNGSMLPNQPAGYRVAGYETQ, from the exons aTATGTCGGCAACCTTTCCAGAGATGTGACAGAAGCTCTAATTCTCCAGCTCTTTAGCCAGATTGGACCTTGTAAAAACTGCAAAATGATTATGGAT ACAGCTGGAAATGATCCATATTGTTTTGTGGAGTTTTATGAGCATCGTCATGCAGCTGCAGCACTAGCTGCTATGAATGGGCGGAAGATAATGGGTAAG gaAGTCAAAGTGAATTGGGCAACAACCCCCAGCAGTCAAAAGAAAGATACAAGCA GTAGTACCGTTGTCAGCACACAGCGTTCACAAG ATCATTTCCATGTCTTTGTTGGTGATCTCAGTCCAGAAATTACAACTGAAGATATAAAAGCTGCTTTTGCACCATTTGGAAGAATATC AGATGCCAGAGTGGTAAAAGACATGGCAACAGGAAAGTCTAAAGGATATGGCTTTGTCtcctttttcaacaaatgg GATGCTGAAAACGCCATTCAACAGATGGGTGGCCAGTGGCTTGGTGGAAGACAAATCAGAACTAACTGGGCAACCCGAAAGCCTCCAGCTCCAAAGAGTACATATGAGT CAAACACCAAACAGCTATCATATGATGAGGTTGTAAATCAGTCTAGTCCAAGCAACTGTACTGTATACTGTGGAGGTGTCACTTCTGGGCTGACAG AACAACTAATGCGTCAGACTTTTTCACCATTTGGGCAAATAATGGAAATTCGAGTCTTTCCAGATAAAGGATATTCATTTGTTCG GTTCAATTCCCATGAAAGTGCAGCACATGCAATCGTTTCTGTTAATGGAACTACCATTGAAGGTCATGTTGTGAAATGCTATTGGGGCAAAGAAACTCTTGATATGATAAATCCTGTGCAACAG CAGAATCAAATTGGATATCCACAAGCTTATGGCCAGTGGGGCCAGTGGTATGGAAATGCACAACAAATTGGGCAGTATATGCCTAATGGTTGGCAGGTACCTGCATATGGAATGTATGGCCAGGCGTGGAATCAGCAGGGATTTAA TCAGACACAGTCTTCTGCACCGTGGATGGGACCAAATTACGGAGTGCAGCCACCTCCAGGACAGAATGGCAGCATGTTGCCTAATCAGCCTGCAGGGTATCGAGTGGCAGGGTATGAAACCCAGTGA
- the TIA1 gene encoding nucleolysin TIA-1 isoform X5 — MSNNEDNLSFLRPVYKSRYVGNLSRDVTEALILQLFSQIGPCKNCKMIMDTAGNDPYCFVEFYEHRHAAAALAAMNGRKIMGKEVKVNWATTPSSQKKDTSSSTVVSTQRSQDHFHVFVGDLSPEITTEDIKAAFAPFGRISDARVVKDMATGKSKGYGFVSFFNKWDAENAIQQMGGQWLGGRQIRTNWATRKPPAPKSTYESNTKQLSYDEVVNQSSPSNCTVYCGGVTSGLTEQLMRQTFSPFGQIMEIRVFPDKGYSFVRFNSHESAAHAIVSVNGTTIEGHVVKCYWGKETLDMINPVQQNQIGYPQAYGQWGQWYGNAQQIGQYMPNGWQVPAYGMYGQAWNQQGFNQTQSSAPWMGPNYGVQPPPGQNGSMLPNQPAGYRVAGYETQ, encoded by the exons aTATGTCGGCAACCTTTCCAGAGATGTGACAGAAGCTCTAATTCTCCAGCTCTTTAGCCAGATTGGACCTTGTAAAAACTGCAAAATGATTATGGAT ACAGCTGGAAATGATCCATATTGTTTTGTGGAGTTTTATGAGCATCGTCATGCAGCTGCAGCACTAGCTGCTATGAATGGGCGGAAGATAATGGGTAAG gaAGTCAAAGTGAATTGGGCAACAACCCCCAGCAGTCAAAAGAAAGATACAAGCA GTAGTACCGTTGTCAGCACACAGCGTTCACAAG ATCATTTCCATGTCTTTGTTGGTGATCTCAGTCCAGAAATTACAACTGAAGATATAAAAGCTGCTTTTGCACCATTTGGAAGAATATC AGATGCCAGAGTGGTAAAAGACATGGCAACAGGAAAGTCTAAAGGATATGGCTTTGTCtcctttttcaacaaatgg GATGCTGAAAACGCCATTCAACAGATGGGTGGCCAGTGGCTTGGTGGAAGACAAATCAGAACTAACTGGGCAACCCGAAAGCCTCCAGCTCCAAAGAGTACATATGAGT CAAACACCAAACAGCTATCATATGATGAGGTTGTAAATCAGTCTAGTCCAAGCAACTGTACTGTATACTGTGGAGGTGTCACTTCTGGGCTGACAG AACAACTAATGCGTCAGACTTTTTCACCATTTGGGCAAATAATGGAAATTCGAGTCTTTCCAGATAAAGGATATTCATTTGTTCG GTTCAATTCCCATGAAAGTGCAGCACATGCAATCGTTTCTGTTAATGGAACTACCATTGAAGGTCATGTTGTGAAATGCTATTGGGGCAAAGAAACTCTTGATATGATAAATCCTGTGCAACAG AATCAAATTGGATATCCACAAGCTTATGGCCAGTGGGGCCAGTGGTATGGAAATGCACAACAAATTGGGCAGTATATGCCTAATGGTTGGCAGGTACCTGCATATGGAATGTATGGCCAGGCGTGGAATCAGCAGGGATTTAA TCAGACACAGTCTTCTGCACCGTGGATGGGACCAAATTACGGAGTGCAGCCACCTCCAGGACAGAATGGCAGCATGTTGCCTAATCAGCCTGCAGGGTATCGAGTGGCAGGGTATGAAACCCAGTGA
- the TIA1 gene encoding nucleolysin TIA-1 isoform X6, with protein MSNNEDNLSFLRPVYKSRYVGNLSRDVTEALILQLFSQIGPCKNCKMIMDTAGNDPYCFVEFYEHRHAAAALAAMNGRKIMGKEVKVNWATTPSSQKKDTSNHFHVFVGDLSPEITTEDIKAAFAPFGRISDARVVKDMATGKSKGYGFVSFFNKWDAENAIQQMGGQWLGGRQIRTNWATRKPPAPKSTYESNTKQLSYDEVVNQSSPSNCTVYCGGVTSGLTEQLMRQTFSPFGQIMEIRVFPDKGYSFVRFNSHESAAHAIVSVNGTTIEGHVVKCYWGKETLDMINPVQQQNQIGYPQAYGQWGQWYGNAQQIGQYMPNGWQVPAYGMYGQAWNQQGFKHSLLHRGWDQITECSHLQDRMAACCLISLQGIEWQGMKPSEKGLHNLKPVA; from the exons aTATGTCGGCAACCTTTCCAGAGATGTGACAGAAGCTCTAATTCTCCAGCTCTTTAGCCAGATTGGACCTTGTAAAAACTGCAAAATGATTATGGAT ACAGCTGGAAATGATCCATATTGTTTTGTGGAGTTTTATGAGCATCGTCATGCAGCTGCAGCACTAGCTGCTATGAATGGGCGGAAGATAATGGGTAAG gaAGTCAAAGTGAATTGGGCAACAACCCCCAGCAGTCAAAAGAAAGATACAAGCA ATCATTTCCATGTCTTTGTTGGTGATCTCAGTCCAGAAATTACAACTGAAGATATAAAAGCTGCTTTTGCACCATTTGGAAGAATATC AGATGCCAGAGTGGTAAAAGACATGGCAACAGGAAAGTCTAAAGGATATGGCTTTGTCtcctttttcaacaaatgg GATGCTGAAAACGCCATTCAACAGATGGGTGGCCAGTGGCTTGGTGGAAGACAAATCAGAACTAACTGGGCAACCCGAAAGCCTCCAGCTCCAAAGAGTACATATGAGT CAAACACCAAACAGCTATCATATGATGAGGTTGTAAATCAGTCTAGTCCAAGCAACTGTACTGTATACTGTGGAGGTGTCACTTCTGGGCTGACAG AACAACTAATGCGTCAGACTTTTTCACCATTTGGGCAAATAATGGAAATTCGAGTCTTTCCAGATAAAGGATATTCATTTGTTCG GTTCAATTCCCATGAAAGTGCAGCACATGCAATCGTTTCTGTTAATGGAACTACCATTGAAGGTCATGTTGTGAAATGCTATTGGGGCAAAGAAACTCTTGATATGATAAATCCTGTGCAACAG CAGAATCAAATTGGATATCCACAAGCTTATGGCCAGTGGGGCCAGTGGTATGGAAATGCACAACAAATTGGGCAGTATATGCCTAATGGTTGGCAGGTACCTGCATATGGAATGTATGGCCAGGCGTGGAATCAGCAGGGATTTAA ACACAGTCTTCTGCACCGTGGATGGGACCAAATTACGGAGTGCAGCCACCTCCAGGACAGAATGGCAGCATGTTGCCTAATCAGCCTGCAGGGTATCGAGTGGCAGGGTATGAAACCCAGTGAAAAAGGACTCCATAATCTAAAGCCAGTGGCTTGA
- the TIA1 gene encoding nucleolysin TIA-1 isoform X9 produces MEDEMPKTLYVGNLSRDVTEALILQLFSQIGPCKNCKMIMDTAGNDPYCFVEFYEHRHAAAALAAMNGRKIMGKEVKVNWATTPSSQKKDTSNHFHVFVGDLSPEITTEDIKAAFAPFGRISDARVVKDMATGKSKGYGFVSFFNKWDAENAIQQMGGQWLGGRQIRTNWATRKPPAPKSTYESNTKQLSYDEVVNQSSPSNCTVYCGGVTSGLTEQLMRQTFSPFGQIMEIRVFPDKGYSFVRFNSHESAAHAIVSVNGTTIEGHVVKCYWGKETLDMINPVQQQNQIGYPQAYGQWGQWYGNAQQIGQYMPNGWQVPAYGMYGQAWNQQGFKHSLLHRGWDQITECSHLQDRMAACCLISLQGIEWQGMKPSEKGLHNLKPVA; encoded by the exons aTATGTCGGCAACCTTTCCAGAGATGTGACAGAAGCTCTAATTCTCCAGCTCTTTAGCCAGATTGGACCTTGTAAAAACTGCAAAATGATTATGGAT ACAGCTGGAAATGATCCATATTGTTTTGTGGAGTTTTATGAGCATCGTCATGCAGCTGCAGCACTAGCTGCTATGAATGGGCGGAAGATAATGGGTAAG gaAGTCAAAGTGAATTGGGCAACAACCCCCAGCAGTCAAAAGAAAGATACAAGCA ATCATTTCCATGTCTTTGTTGGTGATCTCAGTCCAGAAATTACAACTGAAGATATAAAAGCTGCTTTTGCACCATTTGGAAGAATATC AGATGCCAGAGTGGTAAAAGACATGGCAACAGGAAAGTCTAAAGGATATGGCTTTGTCtcctttttcaacaaatgg GATGCTGAAAACGCCATTCAACAGATGGGTGGCCAGTGGCTTGGTGGAAGACAAATCAGAACTAACTGGGCAACCCGAAAGCCTCCAGCTCCAAAGAGTACATATGAGT CAAACACCAAACAGCTATCATATGATGAGGTTGTAAATCAGTCTAGTCCAAGCAACTGTACTGTATACTGTGGAGGTGTCACTTCTGGGCTGACAG AACAACTAATGCGTCAGACTTTTTCACCATTTGGGCAAATAATGGAAATTCGAGTCTTTCCAGATAAAGGATATTCATTTGTTCG GTTCAATTCCCATGAAAGTGCAGCACATGCAATCGTTTCTGTTAATGGAACTACCATTGAAGGTCATGTTGTGAAATGCTATTGGGGCAAAGAAACTCTTGATATGATAAATCCTGTGCAACAG CAGAATCAAATTGGATATCCACAAGCTTATGGCCAGTGGGGCCAGTGGTATGGAAATGCACAACAAATTGGGCAGTATATGCCTAATGGTTGGCAGGTACCTGCATATGGAATGTATGGCCAGGCGTGGAATCAGCAGGGATTTAA ACACAGTCTTCTGCACCGTGGATGGGACCAAATTACGGAGTGCAGCCACCTCCAGGACAGAATGGCAGCATGTTGCCTAATCAGCCTGCAGGGTATCGAGTGGCAGGGTATGAAACCCAGTGAAAAAGGACTCCATAATCTAAAGCCAGTGGCTTGA
- the TIA1 gene encoding nucleolysin TIA-1 isoform X3: MEDEMPKTLYVGNLSRDVTEALILQLFSQIGPCKNCKMIMDTAGNDPYCFVEFYEHRHAAAALAAMNGRKIMGKEVKVNWATTPSSQKKDTSSSTVVSTQRSQDHFHVFVGDLSPEITTEDIKAAFAPFGRISDARVVKDMATGKSKGYGFVSFFNKWDAENAIQQMGGQWLGGRQIRTNWATRKPPAPKSTYESNTKQLSYDEVVNQSSPSNCTVYCGGVTSGLTEQLMRQTFSPFGQIMEIRVFPDKGYSFVRFNSHESAAHAIVSVNGTTIEGHVVKCYWGKETLDMINPVQQQNQIGYPQAYGQWGQWYGNAQQIGQYMPNGWQVPAYGMYGQAWNQQGFKHSLLHRGWDQITECSHLQDRMAACCLISLQGIEWQGMKPSEKGLHNLKPVA, translated from the exons aTATGTCGGCAACCTTTCCAGAGATGTGACAGAAGCTCTAATTCTCCAGCTCTTTAGCCAGATTGGACCTTGTAAAAACTGCAAAATGATTATGGAT ACAGCTGGAAATGATCCATATTGTTTTGTGGAGTTTTATGAGCATCGTCATGCAGCTGCAGCACTAGCTGCTATGAATGGGCGGAAGATAATGGGTAAG gaAGTCAAAGTGAATTGGGCAACAACCCCCAGCAGTCAAAAGAAAGATACAAGCA GTAGTACCGTTGTCAGCACACAGCGTTCACAAG ATCATTTCCATGTCTTTGTTGGTGATCTCAGTCCAGAAATTACAACTGAAGATATAAAAGCTGCTTTTGCACCATTTGGAAGAATATC AGATGCCAGAGTGGTAAAAGACATGGCAACAGGAAAGTCTAAAGGATATGGCTTTGTCtcctttttcaacaaatgg GATGCTGAAAACGCCATTCAACAGATGGGTGGCCAGTGGCTTGGTGGAAGACAAATCAGAACTAACTGGGCAACCCGAAAGCCTCCAGCTCCAAAGAGTACATATGAGT CAAACACCAAACAGCTATCATATGATGAGGTTGTAAATCAGTCTAGTCCAAGCAACTGTACTGTATACTGTGGAGGTGTCACTTCTGGGCTGACAG AACAACTAATGCGTCAGACTTTTTCACCATTTGGGCAAATAATGGAAATTCGAGTCTTTCCAGATAAAGGATATTCATTTGTTCG GTTCAATTCCCATGAAAGTGCAGCACATGCAATCGTTTCTGTTAATGGAACTACCATTGAAGGTCATGTTGTGAAATGCTATTGGGGCAAAGAAACTCTTGATATGATAAATCCTGTGCAACAG CAGAATCAAATTGGATATCCACAAGCTTATGGCCAGTGGGGCCAGTGGTATGGAAATGCACAACAAATTGGGCAGTATATGCCTAATGGTTGGCAGGTACCTGCATATGGAATGTATGGCCAGGCGTGGAATCAGCAGGGATTTAA ACACAGTCTTCTGCACCGTGGATGGGACCAAATTACGGAGTGCAGCCACCTCCAGGACAGAATGGCAGCATGTTGCCTAATCAGCCTGCAGGGTATCGAGTGGCAGGGTATGAAACCCAGTGAAAAAGGACTCCATAATCTAAAGCCAGTGGCTTGA
- the TIA1 gene encoding nucleolysin TIA-1 isoform X8: MEDEMPKTLYVGNLSRDVTEALILQLFSQIGPCKNCKMIMDTAGNDPYCFVEFYEHRHAAAALAAMNGRKIMGKEVKVNWATTPSSQKKDTSSSTVVSTQRSQDHFHVFVGDLSPEITTEDIKAAFAPFGRISDARVVKDMATGKSKGYGFVSFFNKWDAENAIQQMGGQWLGGRQIRTNWATRKPPAPKSTYESNTKQLSYDEVVNQSSPSNCTVYCGGVTSGLTEQLMRQTFSPFGQIMEIRVFPDKGYSFVRFNSHESAAHAIVSVNGTTIEGHVVKCYWGKETLDMINPVQQNQIGYPQAYGQWGQWYGNAQQIGQYMPNGWQVPAYGMYGQAWNQQGFNQTQSSAPWMGPNYGVQPPPGQNGSMLPNQPAGYRVAGYETQ; this comes from the exons aTATGTCGGCAACCTTTCCAGAGATGTGACAGAAGCTCTAATTCTCCAGCTCTTTAGCCAGATTGGACCTTGTAAAAACTGCAAAATGATTATGGAT ACAGCTGGAAATGATCCATATTGTTTTGTGGAGTTTTATGAGCATCGTCATGCAGCTGCAGCACTAGCTGCTATGAATGGGCGGAAGATAATGGGTAAG gaAGTCAAAGTGAATTGGGCAACAACCCCCAGCAGTCAAAAGAAAGATACAAGCA GTAGTACCGTTGTCAGCACACAGCGTTCACAAG ATCATTTCCATGTCTTTGTTGGTGATCTCAGTCCAGAAATTACAACTGAAGATATAAAAGCTGCTTTTGCACCATTTGGAAGAATATC AGATGCCAGAGTGGTAAAAGACATGGCAACAGGAAAGTCTAAAGGATATGGCTTTGTCtcctttttcaacaaatgg GATGCTGAAAACGCCATTCAACAGATGGGTGGCCAGTGGCTTGGTGGAAGACAAATCAGAACTAACTGGGCAACCCGAAAGCCTCCAGCTCCAAAGAGTACATATGAGT CAAACACCAAACAGCTATCATATGATGAGGTTGTAAATCAGTCTAGTCCAAGCAACTGTACTGTATACTGTGGAGGTGTCACTTCTGGGCTGACAG AACAACTAATGCGTCAGACTTTTTCACCATTTGGGCAAATAATGGAAATTCGAGTCTTTCCAGATAAAGGATATTCATTTGTTCG GTTCAATTCCCATGAAAGTGCAGCACATGCAATCGTTTCTGTTAATGGAACTACCATTGAAGGTCATGTTGTGAAATGCTATTGGGGCAAAGAAACTCTTGATATGATAAATCCTGTGCAACAG AATCAAATTGGATATCCACAAGCTTATGGCCAGTGGGGCCAGTGGTATGGAAATGCACAACAAATTGGGCAGTATATGCCTAATGGTTGGCAGGTACCTGCATATGGAATGTATGGCCAGGCGTGGAATCAGCAGGGATTTAA TCAGACACAGTCTTCTGCACCGTGGATGGGACCAAATTACGGAGTGCAGCCACCTCCAGGACAGAATGGCAGCATGTTGCCTAATCAGCCTGCAGGGTATCGAGTGGCAGGGTATGAAACCCAGTGA
- the TIA1 gene encoding nucleolysin TIA-1 isoform X12 codes for MEDEMPKTLYVGNLSRDVTEALILQLFSQIGPCKNCKMIMDTAGNDPYCFVEFYEHRHAAAALAAMNGRKIMGKEVKVNWATTPSSQKKDTSNHFHVFVGDLSPEITTEDIKAAFAPFGRISDARVVKDMATGKSKGYGFVSFFNKWDAENAIQQMGGQWLGGRQIRTNWATRKPPAPKSTYESNTKQLSYDEVVNQSSPSNCTVYCGGVTSGLTEQLMRQTFSPFGQIMEIRVFPDKGYSFVRFNSHESAAHAIVSVNGTTIEGHVVKCYWGKETLDMINPVQQNQIGYPQAYGQWGQWYGNAQQIGQYMPNGWQVPAYGMYGQAWNQQGFNQTQSSAPWMGPNYGVQPPPGQNGSMLPNQPAGYRVAGYETQ; via the exons aTATGTCGGCAACCTTTCCAGAGATGTGACAGAAGCTCTAATTCTCCAGCTCTTTAGCCAGATTGGACCTTGTAAAAACTGCAAAATGATTATGGAT ACAGCTGGAAATGATCCATATTGTTTTGTGGAGTTTTATGAGCATCGTCATGCAGCTGCAGCACTAGCTGCTATGAATGGGCGGAAGATAATGGGTAAG gaAGTCAAAGTGAATTGGGCAACAACCCCCAGCAGTCAAAAGAAAGATACAAGCA ATCATTTCCATGTCTTTGTTGGTGATCTCAGTCCAGAAATTACAACTGAAGATATAAAAGCTGCTTTTGCACCATTTGGAAGAATATC AGATGCCAGAGTGGTAAAAGACATGGCAACAGGAAAGTCTAAAGGATATGGCTTTGTCtcctttttcaacaaatgg GATGCTGAAAACGCCATTCAACAGATGGGTGGCCAGTGGCTTGGTGGAAGACAAATCAGAACTAACTGGGCAACCCGAAAGCCTCCAGCTCCAAAGAGTACATATGAGT CAAACACCAAACAGCTATCATATGATGAGGTTGTAAATCAGTCTAGTCCAAGCAACTGTACTGTATACTGTGGAGGTGTCACTTCTGGGCTGACAG AACAACTAATGCGTCAGACTTTTTCACCATTTGGGCAAATAATGGAAATTCGAGTCTTTCCAGATAAAGGATATTCATTTGTTCG GTTCAATTCCCATGAAAGTGCAGCACATGCAATCGTTTCTGTTAATGGAACTACCATTGAAGGTCATGTTGTGAAATGCTATTGGGGCAAAGAAACTCTTGATATGATAAATCCTGTGCAACAG AATCAAATTGGATATCCACAAGCTTATGGCCAGTGGGGCCAGTGGTATGGAAATGCACAACAAATTGGGCAGTATATGCCTAATGGTTGGCAGGTACCTGCATATGGAATGTATGGCCAGGCGTGGAATCAGCAGGGATTTAA TCAGACACAGTCTTCTGCACCGTGGATGGGACCAAATTACGGAGTGCAGCCACCTCCAGGACAGAATGGCAGCATGTTGCCTAATCAGCCTGCAGGGTATCGAGTGGCAGGGTATGAAACCCAGTGA